The proteins below are encoded in one region of Bacillus alveayuensis:
- a CDS encoding putative sporulation protein (polysaccharide deacetylase family) (product_source=TIGR02873; cath_funfam=3.20.20.370; cog=COG0726; pfam=PF01522,PF12229; superfamily=88713; tigrfam=TIGR02873): MRRYILQMTAFIVIFVISVSTIQNPFSRHEIDEIKEANATISYNQDPLYETIVKEAKKYEIKAQNAEIHRVWKATPGYNGLKVDIKKSYRQMKQKGTFDPNLLVFQQVPPSIHLDDLPAEPIYRGHPDKPMVSFLVNVAWGNEYIPEMLDVLKKHHVKATFFLEGRWVKENPDLAKMIAEAGHEIGNHSYSHPDMAKLPSTRIYEQIDKTNEVIEATLGMKPTLFAPPSGSLRKEVVDIAAKLNMKTIMWSVDTIDWQRPEPHVLVERVMSKIHNGAMVLMHPTSSTSKSLETLILAIKQKNLSIGSVSMLLDEERIIESPLMNKPSTN; the protein is encoded by the coding sequence ATGCGAAGATATATTTTACAAATGACCGCTTTTATTGTGATTTTTGTTATTAGTGTTAGTACTATTCAAAATCCTTTTTCACGACATGAAATCGATGAAATAAAAGAAGCGAATGCGACGATCTCATACAATCAAGATCCGTTATACGAAACCATTGTGAAAGAAGCAAAAAAATACGAAATCAAAGCGCAAAACGCTGAAATACATAGAGTTTGGAAGGCAACACCTGGGTACAATGGATTGAAAGTGGATATTAAAAAATCATATAGGCAAATGAAGCAAAAAGGAACATTTGATCCAAATTTACTCGTGTTTCAACAAGTTCCGCCTTCGATTCATTTGGACGATCTCCCCGCAGAACCCATTTATCGAGGTCATCCAGACAAGCCAATGGTGTCTTTTCTTGTTAATGTCGCTTGGGGGAATGAATACATTCCAGAAATGCTTGATGTTTTAAAAAAACATCATGTAAAAGCGACTTTTTTCTTAGAAGGAAGATGGGTGAAAGAAAACCCTGACTTAGCGAAAATGATCGCCGAAGCAGGACATGAAATCGGAAATCATTCTTATTCCCATCCAGATATGGCGAAATTGCCATCGACGCGCATTTATGAGCAAATTGATAAAACGAATGAAGTGATCGAAGCGACCTTAGGGATGAAACCGACATTGTTTGCCCCTCCAAGCGGCAGCCTTCGCAAAGAAGTAGTTGATATAGCGGCCAAACTGAACATGAAAACTATTATGTGGTCAGTTGATACGATCGATTGGCAAAGACCTGAACCGCACGTACTCGTGGAACGTGTGATGAGTAAAATTCATAATGGAGCTATGGTTTTAATGCATCCGACTTCCTCAACATCAAAAAGTTTAGAAACGCTCATCTTAGCGATTAAACAAAAAAACCTATCCATCGGATCCGTTTCCATGCTTTTAGATGAAGAAAGAATCATCGAAAGTCCCTTAATGAATAAACCATCTACAAATTAA
- a CDS encoding ATP-dependent protease ClpP protease subunit (product_source=COG0740; cath_funfam=3.90.226.10; cog=COG0740; pfam=PF00574; superfamily=52096) has translation MNEFHFPNEHQSGTEKEEKSEGRENIVENIQKLGQINVPQMANESNVHCLTIVGQIEGHVQLPPQNKTTKYEHIIPQIVAIEQNPKIEGLLVILNTVGGDVEAGLAISEMLASLTKPTVSIVLGGGHSIGVPIAVSCNYSFIAETATMTIHPVRLTGLVIGVPQTFEYLDKMQERVINFVTKHSNITEDKFKELMFSKGNLTRDIGTNIVGMDAVKYGLINEVGGVGKAMKKLSELIERSKQKGNGMLQ, from the coding sequence GTGAATGAATTTCATTTTCCAAATGAACATCAATCAGGAACAGAAAAAGAGGAAAAAAGTGAAGGAAGAGAAAACATCGTTGAAAATATTCAGAAGCTTGGACAAATCAATGTCCCGCAAATGGCAAATGAATCGAATGTTCATTGTTTAACGATTGTCGGACAAATTGAAGGACATGTTCAACTTCCACCGCAAAATAAAACGACGAAATACGAACATATCATTCCACAAATTGTCGCCATCGAACAAAACCCTAAAATTGAAGGATTATTAGTGATTTTAAATACGGTAGGGGGCGATGTTGAAGCAGGCCTTGCTATTAGTGAAATGCTTGCATCACTAACAAAACCAACTGTATCAATTGTTCTTGGCGGAGGCCACTCGATTGGTGTCCCAATTGCCGTTTCTTGTAATTATTCGTTTATCGCTGAGACCGCTACGATGACGATTCATCCTGTTCGTCTAACAGGTCTTGTAATTGGTGTTCCCCAAACGTTTGAATATTTAGATAAAATGCAGGAGCGGGTGATTAACTTTGTCACAAAGCATTCCAATATAACAGAAGATAAGTTTAAGGAATTAATGTTTTCAAAAGGAAATTTAACAAGAGATATTGGAACAAATATTGTTGGAATGGATGCTGTGAAATATGGTTTAATTAATGAGGTTGGTGGAGTAGGAAAAGCGATGAAAAAGTTAAGTGAATTAATTGAACGATCGAAACAGAAAGGGAATGGTATGCTACAATGA
- a CDS encoding 4-hydroxy-tetrahydrodipicolinate synthase (product_source=KO:K01714; cath_funfam=3.20.20.70; cog=COG0329; ko=KO:K01714; pfam=PF00701; smart=SM01130; superfamily=51569; tigrfam=TIGR00674): MNFGKISTAMVTPFDNNGNIDFDKTTKLVEYLINHGTESLVVAGTTGESPTLTSEEKIALFKHVVHVVNKRIPVIAGTGSNNTKASIELTKKAEETGVDAVMLVTPYYNKPNQDGLYQHFQAIAESTSLPVMLYNVPGRTAATLAPETVIKLSNIENIVAVKEASGNIEAMTKIIAETPEDFALFSGDDSLSIPVMSIGGKGVVSVASHIIGDEMQEMLSAFHSGDVQKAAKLHQQLLPIMKQLFAAPSPVPVKTALQIKGLDVGSVRLPLVPLTQEEREDLTKVLKNY, encoded by the coding sequence ATGAATTTCGGAAAAATTTCGACTGCTATGGTTACTCCGTTTGATAATAACGGAAATATAGATTTTGATAAAACAACGAAACTTGTAGAATATTTAATCAATCATGGGACGGAATCGTTAGTGGTTGCCGGAACGACAGGTGAATCGCCAACGTTAACATCTGAGGAAAAAATTGCTTTATTTAAACATGTTGTGCACGTCGTGAACAAAAGGATACCAGTTATTGCTGGTACGGGAAGCAATAATACGAAAGCTTCCATTGAGCTGACAAAAAAAGCTGAAGAAACAGGTGTCGATGCCGTTATGCTTGTGACACCGTATTATAATAAACCGAATCAAGACGGTTTATATCAGCACTTTCAAGCTATTGCCGAAAGCACCTCTCTCCCTGTGATGCTTTATAATGTTCCTGGAAGAACGGCTGCCACTCTTGCACCTGAAACTGTGATTAAATTATCGAACATTGAAAATATTGTTGCTGTCAAGGAGGCAAGTGGTAATATAGAGGCGATGACGAAAATCATTGCGGAAACACCGGAAGATTTTGCACTATTTTCCGGTGATGATAGCTTATCCATTCCGGTTATGTCGATTGGTGGAAAAGGCGTCGTTTCGGTTGCCTCTCATATCATTGGAGATGAAATGCAAGAAATGTTATCAGCCTTTCATTCAGGGGATGTGCAAAAAGCTGCAAAACTTCATCAACAATTGTTACCGATCATGAAGCAATTGTTTGCTGCACCTAGTCCAGTACCGGTCAAAACGGCTTTACAAATAAAAGGGCTAGATGTAGGTTCTGTAAGACTACCGCTTGTTCCACTAACACAGGAAGAACGAGAAGATTTAACAAAGGTTTTAAAAAATTATTAA
- a CDS encoding ribonuclease J (product_source=KO:K12574; cath_funfam=3.60.15.10; cog=COG0595; ko=KO:K12574; pfam=PF00753,PF07521; superfamily=56281; tigrfam=TIGR00649) produces the protein MKKTEKIKVVALGGVGEIGKNMYVIEIDSDIFIVDAGLMYPENEMLGIDVVIPDISYLEENKDRVKALFLTHGHDEQIGSIFHVLQKINVPIFGTKLTLALVRERLKTYGLHEKADLREVSDSSILSFDQVHVSFFRTYHSIPDSVGICFHTSMGAIVYTGDFKFDQTPVGNQYADIGKMAGIGNEGVLCLLSDSVNAEIPGYTGSEAVVEEEIQDVVYKAKGRVIVSLFASNINRIQQVIHAAEKYDRKLVIVGKNIMNVIHIAIKLGYLTVSEDLIIPVQNISKYPKNKVLIMTTSHQGEPLSVLSKMARGVHKQYNIEEGDTVLIATSPIPGHELTFSKTIDLLYRAGAHVVTKNSNIHVSGHGYQEELKLMLNLMKPKYFIPVHGEYKMQKAHAKLAKSVGVPEKNIFIIDKGDVIEFHKGTVKTGQKVPAGNILIDGLGVGDVGNIVLRDRRLLSQDGILIVVVTLNKTNKQIVAGPEIITRGFVYVRESEELISNAVEMVKDILFKCMEEKTTEWSSIKQNIRDALNHYLFEQTKRRPMILPIIMEY, from the coding sequence ATGAAAAAGACAGAAAAAATCAAGGTAGTTGCCTTAGGTGGCGTTGGCGAAATCGGTAAAAACATGTATGTCATCGAGATCGATTCGGATATTTTCATTGTAGATGCGGGATTAATGTATCCGGAAAATGAAATGCTCGGTATTGATGTAGTGATCCCAGACATTTCTTATTTAGAAGAAAATAAAGATCGTGTTAAAGCTTTATTTTTAACGCACGGACATGATGAGCAAATCGGAAGTATTTTTCACGTTTTACAAAAGATAAACGTTCCGATTTTTGGAACGAAACTGACGCTTGCTCTTGTGAGGGAACGTTTAAAGACTTATGGTTTACATGAAAAAGCAGATTTGCGTGAAGTTAGCGATTCTTCTATCCTTTCTTTTGACCAAGTCCATGTTTCCTTTTTCCGTACTTACCATAGTATTCCTGATTCTGTTGGGATCTGCTTTCATACATCAATGGGAGCTATTGTTTATACTGGAGATTTTAAATTTGATCAAACACCAGTAGGAAATCAATATGCGGATATCGGTAAAATGGCCGGTATTGGTAATGAGGGAGTTCTTTGTTTACTTTCTGATAGTGTGAACGCCGAAATACCTGGTTATACAGGATCAGAAGCAGTAGTTGAAGAGGAAATTCAAGATGTCGTTTATAAAGCGAAAGGAAGAGTCATTGTTTCTTTATTTGCTTCAAACATTAACCGAATTCAACAAGTGATCCATGCGGCCGAAAAGTATGACCGAAAACTTGTGATTGTTGGAAAAAACATCATGAATGTCATTCATATTGCGATAAAATTAGGATATTTAACCGTTTCAGAAGATTTAATCATTCCTGTCCAAAATATTTCTAAATATCCAAAAAACAAAGTCTTAATTATGACAACAAGTCATCAAGGAGAGCCGTTATCGGTTTTATCGAAAATGGCGAGAGGAGTCCATAAACAATATAATATCGAAGAAGGAGATACGGTATTAATTGCAACTTCCCCCATTCCTGGTCATGAATTAACCTTTTCCAAAACCATTGATCTCCTTTACCGTGCCGGAGCACATGTTGTCACAAAAAATAGCAATATCCATGTTTCTGGACATGGCTATCAAGAAGAATTGAAGTTAATGTTAAATTTAATGAAACCAAAATATTTTATTCCTGTGCATGGGGAATATAAAATGCAAAAGGCCCATGCAAAATTAGCGAAATCTGTTGGTGTACCGGAAAAAAATATCTTCATCATCGATAAAGGTGACGTCATTGAATTTCATAAAGGAACCGTTAAAACAGGACAAAAAGTTCCAGCTGGTAATATATTAATTGATGGACTTGGAGTCGGGGATGTTGGAAACATTGTATTAAGAGATCGCCGCTTGCTATCTCAAGATGGAATTTTAATTGTTGTCGTCACCTTGAATAAAACGAACAAACAAATTGTCGCAGGTCCAGAAATTATTACAAGAGGATTTGTTTATGTTCGTGAATCAGAAGAACTCATTTCTAATGCTGTTGAAATGGTGAAAGACATTTTATTCAAATGCATGGAAGAAAAAACAACAGAATGGTCATCTATTAAACAAAATATTCGTGATGCCCTCAATCATTATTTATTTGAACAAACAAAACGTCGACCGATGATTTTGCCAATCATTATGGAATATTAA
- a CDS encoding YlmC/YmxH family sporulation protein (product_source=TIGR02888; cog=COG1873; pfam=PF05239; superfamily=50346; tigrfam=TIGR02888), whose translation MRLSELSGKEIVDVKRAERLGVLGQTDLEINEETGQITALIIPSVKWFGLRKQGHEVRVPWSHIKKIGPEMIILDVPEDQIKQPD comes from the coding sequence TTGAGATTATCAGAATTAAGCGGCAAAGAAATCGTCGATGTCAAAAGAGCTGAGCGGTTAGGAGTATTAGGACAAACAGACTTAGAAATAAACGAAGAAACCGGACAAATTACAGCATTAATCATTCCTTCAGTGAAATGGTTTGGTTTGCGAAAACAAGGTCATGAAGTACGTGTACCTTGGAGCCACATTAAAAAAATCGGCCCTGAAATGATTATATTAGATGTGCCCGAAGATCAAATCAAACAGCCTGATTAG
- a CDS encoding dipicolinate synthase subunit A (product_source=KO:K06410; cath_funfam=3.40.50.720; ko=KO:K06410; pfam=PF01262,PF16924; superfamily=51735; tigrfam=TIGR02853), protein MLTGLNIALIGGDARQLEVIRKLVELDAKIFLVGFDQLDHAFTGAKKAKIEELNFSEIDAMILPVSGTSLDGQIETVFSNEKIVLTEEILASTPEYCRIYSGISNQYLDDLVSKTNRTLVQLFERDDVAIYNSIPTVEGTIMMVIQHTDFTIHNSTVAVLGLGRVGMSVARAFHHLGAKVKVGARKTKDIARITEMGLTPFHLQNLEEEVKDLDVCINTIPHPILTAKVISKMPPHTLIVDLASKPGGTDFRYAEKRGIKALLAPGLPGIVAPKTAGQILANVLSQLLLEELAHRKESC, encoded by the coding sequence ATGTTAACAGGATTAAATATTGCACTGATTGGTGGCGATGCACGCCAATTAGAGGTCATTCGGAAATTAGTCGAATTAGATGCGAAAATATTTTTAGTTGGATTTGACCAACTTGATCATGCCTTCACTGGTGCAAAAAAAGCAAAAATCGAGGAACTCAATTTTAGTGAAATAGATGCAATGATTCTACCAGTATCCGGTACGTCATTAGATGGACAGATCGAAACGGTTTTTTCAAATGAAAAAATTGTCCTAACTGAAGAGATATTGGCGAGTACACCTGAGTATTGCCGGATTTACTCTGGAATTAGTAATCAATATTTAGATGATCTAGTTTCCAAAACGAATAGAACATTAGTTCAACTTTTTGAACGGGACGATGTCGCCATTTACAATTCGATTCCAACAGTTGAAGGAACCATTATGATGGTTATTCAACATACGGATTTTACGATTCATAATTCAACAGTGGCGGTGCTAGGTTTAGGTCGAGTGGGAATGAGTGTGGCAAGAGCATTCCATCATCTAGGGGCAAAAGTAAAAGTAGGTGCAAGAAAAACAAAAGATATAGCACGAATAACCGAAATGGGGCTCACCCCTTTTCATCTACAAAACTTAGAGGAAGAAGTAAAAGATTTAGATGTTTGTATTAATACAATTCCGCACCCCATTTTAACGGCAAAAGTCATTTCGAAAATGCCGCCTCACACGTTAATTGTAGATTTAGCTTCAAAACCAGGTGGAACCGATTTTCGGTATGCCGAAAAACGCGGAATCAAGGCATTGTTAGCTCCAGGATTACCAGGGATTGTTGCCCCTAAAACAGCCGGTCAAATTTTAGCGAATGTGTTATCTCAACTGTTGTTAGAAGAACTTGCACATAGAAAGGAGTCTTGTTAA
- a CDS encoding dipicolinate synthase subunit B (product_source=KO:K06411; cath_funfam=3.40.50.1950; cog=COG0452; ko=KO:K06411; pfam=PF02441; superfamily=52507; tigrfam=TIGR02852), with amino-acid sequence MEVKGKRIGFGLTGSHCTYDEVFPQIERLVEAGANVLPIVTHTVKSTTTRFGEGGEWVKKIEEVTGHEVIDSIVKAEPLGPKTPLDCMIIAPLTGNSLSKLANAMTDSPVLMAAKATMRNHRPVVLGISTNDALGLNGVNLMRLMATKNIYFIPFGQDAPYHKPNSMVANMDLLVETVEYALENKQIQPVIIERNKEKG; translated from the coding sequence ATGGAAGTGAAAGGAAAGCGAATTGGCTTTGGGTTAACAGGGTCTCATTGTACTTATGATGAAGTTTTTCCGCAAATTGAACGATTAGTGGAAGCAGGTGCAAATGTGCTCCCGATTGTTACACATACCGTCAAATCGACAACGACGCGATTCGGAGAAGGCGGTGAATGGGTAAAGAAGATTGAAGAGGTGACCGGTCATGAAGTGATCGATTCTATTGTGAAAGCAGAGCCATTAGGTCCAAAAACTCCTCTTGATTGTATGATCATTGCCCCTTTAACCGGAAATTCTTTAAGTAAATTAGCCAATGCGATGACGGACTCTCCTGTGTTAATGGCCGCAAAAGCTACCATGAGAAACCATCGCCCAGTTGTTTTAGGAATTTCCACAAATGACGCATTAGGATTAAATGGTGTCAATTTAATGCGACTAATGGCAACAAAAAATATATACTTTATCCCTTTTGGGCAAGATGCCCCTTACCATAAACCAAATTCTATGGTTGCTAATATGGATTTATTAGTCGAAACGGTGGAATATGCATTGGAGAATAAACAAATACAGCCAGTTATTATCGAAAGAAATAAAGAAAAAGGATAG
- a CDS encoding aspartate kinase (product_source=KO:K00928; cath_funfam=3.30.70.260,3.40.1160.10; cog=COG0527; ko=KO:K00928; pfam=PF00696,PF13840; smart=SM00567; superfamily=53633,55021; tigrfam=TIGR00656): MKIVVQKFGGTSVRDQNGRKHALEHIKDALDEGYKVVVVVSAMGRKGDPYATDTLLSLLEGGIQSVSKREQDMLLSCGEIISSVVFTSMLNGNGIKAQALNGAQAGFITTNDHTNAKIVKMKCDRLIELLKTHDVVVVAGFQGTSEKGDITTIGRGGSDTSAAALGAALQAEYVDIFTDVEGVMTADPRIVENAKPLQAVTYTEICNMAYQGAKVIHPRAVEIAMQAKVPLRIRSTYSKAKGTLVTTDHGVRKGVDVKERLITGIAHVADITQIKVEAKEGDYNFQSKVFKAMAKNGISVDFFNITPSGVVYTVPGSVTDEAVEILEQLGYTPIVNRHCAKVSTVGAGIQGVPGVTAKIVSSLSEQGIQILQSADSHTTIWVLVTEEDMIKAVNTLHETFELG; this comes from the coding sequence TTGAAAATCGTTGTACAAAAGTTTGGAGGTACTTCCGTACGTGATCAAAACGGAAGAAAACATGCACTTGAACATATTAAAGATGCATTAGATGAAGGATATAAAGTTGTTGTTGTTGTATCGGCAATGGGGCGTAAAGGGGATCCATATGCAACTGATACCCTTTTAAGCCTTTTAGAAGGAGGTATTCAATCGGTTTCAAAACGTGAACAAGATATGCTATTATCTTGTGGAGAGATTATTTCCTCTGTCGTTTTCACAAGCATGTTAAATGGAAATGGTATAAAGGCACAAGCCCTTAATGGAGCACAAGCAGGCTTTATTACGACGAACGATCATACAAATGCGAAAATAGTGAAAATGAAATGTGACCGACTCATTGAATTGCTTAAAACCCATGACGTTGTTGTAGTTGCCGGATTCCAGGGAACAAGTGAAAAAGGAGATATCACGACAATTGGACGGGGTGGTAGCGATACGTCTGCTGCTGCATTAGGTGCGGCTCTCCAAGCAGAATATGTCGATATATTTACAGATGTTGAAGGAGTGATGACGGCAGATCCGCGCATTGTTGAGAATGCAAAACCGCTTCAAGCCGTCACATATACCGAAATATGCAACATGGCCTATCAAGGCGCCAAAGTGATACACCCTCGTGCTGTAGAAATAGCGATGCAAGCAAAAGTACCTCTCCGCATTCGCTCAACGTATTCCAAAGCAAAAGGAACGCTCGTGACGACTGATCATGGGGTACGAAAAGGGGTGGATGTGAAGGAACGATTAATTACAGGAATTGCACATGTTGCTGACATTACACAAATAAAGGTTGAAGCAAAAGAAGGAGATTATAACTTCCAATCTAAAGTTTTTAAAGCAATGGCGAAAAACGGAATAAGTGTCGACTTCTTCAATATAACACCGAGCGGAGTTGTATACACAGTACCTGGGAGTGTAACAGATGAGGCAGTTGAGATTTTAGAGCAATTAGGTTATACTCCAATTGTTAATCGTCATTGTGCAAAGGTTTCGACAGTAGGTGCTGGTATTCAAGGAGTTCCTGGCGTAACAGCGAAAATTGTATCATCTTTATCGGAGCAAGGAATACAAATCCTACAGTCTGCAGATAGCCATACGACCATTTGGGTATTAGTCACAGAAGAAGATATGATCAAAGCTGTTAATACGCTTCATGAAACATTCGAACTTGGTTAA
- a CDS encoding putative Zn-dependent peptidase (product_source=COG0612; cath_funfam=3.30.830.10; cog=COG0612; pfam=PF00675,PF05193; superfamily=63411) — MIKKYTCQNGVRIVLETIPTVRSVAIGIWIGTGSRNENEKNNGVSHFLEHMFFKGTKTRSAREIAEAFDRIGGQVNAFTSKEYTCYYAKVLDDHASFALEVLADMFFHSVFDQEELQKEKNVVLEEIKMYEDTPDDIVHDLLSKAVYGSHPLGYPILGTEETLETFTGDSLREYMEKHYTPDNIVISVAGNISETFIKEIEKWFGHFESAYRKREYEKPTFHDHKIARKKDTEQAHLCIGFHGLKVGHEDIYSLIVLNNILGGSMSSRLFQEVREERGLAYSIFSYHSSYEDNGMLTIYGGTGKEQLDVLFDTIQSTLQKLKKEGISEKELINSKEQIKGNLMLSLESTNSRMSRNGKNELLLRSHRSLDEMIEKINEVNRESIHKIIEHTFTDHYAISLISPDGKLPSYLNK, encoded by the coding sequence TTGATCAAAAAATATACATGTCAAAACGGAGTTCGCATCGTTTTAGAAACGATTCCTACCGTTCGCTCAGTTGCAATCGGGATATGGATTGGAACGGGCTCTCGAAATGAGAATGAGAAAAATAACGGAGTATCACACTTTTTAGAACATATGTTTTTTAAAGGAACGAAGACGAGAAGCGCAAGAGAGATTGCTGAAGCATTTGACCGCATAGGTGGACAAGTTAATGCCTTTACATCAAAGGAATATACATGCTACTATGCAAAAGTGTTAGACGACCACGCAAGCTTTGCATTAGAAGTGTTAGCAGATATGTTTTTCCATTCTGTTTTTGACCAAGAAGAATTGCAAAAAGAAAAAAATGTTGTATTAGAAGAAATTAAAATGTATGAGGATACGCCTGACGATATTGTTCACGATTTACTAAGCAAAGCCGTATATGGTTCTCATCCATTAGGCTACCCGATATTAGGAACAGAAGAAACATTAGAAACATTTACAGGTGATTCACTAAGGGAATATATGGAAAAACATTATACTCCTGATAATATTGTTATATCTGTTGCGGGAAATATATCGGAAACCTTTATTAAGGAAATTGAAAAATGGTTCGGTCATTTCGAGTCAGCGTATCGTAAGCGAGAATATGAAAAGCCAACGTTTCATGATCATAAAATTGCTCGAAAAAAAGATACAGAACAAGCCCATTTATGTATTGGCTTTCACGGCTTAAAGGTTGGTCATGAAGATATTTACAGCTTAATTGTGCTAAATAACATTTTAGGTGGAAGTATGTCAAGCCGTTTATTCCAAGAGGTACGTGAAGAAAGAGGTCTTGCATACTCCATCTTTTCTTATCATTCCTCCTATGAAGATAACGGGATGTTGACGATTTATGGTGGAACTGGTAAAGAGCAGCTTGATGTATTGTTTGATACGATTCAGTCAACGCTACAAAAGTTAAAAAAAGAAGGAATTTCGGAAAAAGAATTGATCAACAGTAAAGAACAAATAAAAGGCAATTTAATGCTAAGTCTTGAAAGCACTAATTCCAGAATGAGTCGAAATGGAAAGAATGAATTATTATTAAGATCTCACCGTTCATTAGATGAAATGATTGAAAAGATTAATGAAGTGAATCGAGAAAGTATTCATAAAATCATTGAGCATACATTTACGGATCATTATGCCATTTCTTTAATAAGCCCGGATGGAAAGCTCCCATCATATTTAAATAAATAA
- a CDS encoding aspartate-semialdehyde dehydrogenase (product_source=KO:K00133; cath_funfam=3.30.360.10,3.40.50.720; cog=COG0136; ko=KO:K00133; pfam=PF01118,PF02774; superfamily=51735,55347; tigrfam=TIGR01296), whose product MSVNGYHVAVVGATGAVGHQMIKTLEDRNFPVSKLTLLSSSRSAGTKLTFKGQEIEVQEATPESFEGVQIALFSAGGSVSKQLAKEAVKRGAIVIDNTSAFRMDEDVPLVVPEVNEEDLKWHNGIIANPNCSTIQMVVALEPIRKHFGLNKIIVSTYQAVSGAGVSAIEELKQQTRDILEEKEPKANILPVKSDEKHYQIAFNAIPQIDKFQENGFTFEEMKMINETKKIMHKNDLEVAATCVRLPVITGHSESVYIEIERDDVSVEDIQKVLKDAPGVTLQDDPAEQVYPMPAYCVGKYDTFVGRIRKDLDKANGFHLWVVSDNLLKGAALNSVQIAESLIKLNLV is encoded by the coding sequence ATGAGTGTTAATGGATATCATGTAGCAGTAGTTGGTGCAACAGGCGCTGTTGGTCATCAAATGATCAAAACATTAGAAGATCGAAATTTTCCAGTATCAAAGTTAACATTACTTTCTTCCAGTCGTTCCGCTGGGACAAAATTAACCTTTAAAGGTCAAGAAATAGAAGTTCAAGAAGCAACACCAGAGAGCTTTGAAGGAGTGCAAATTGCTTTATTTAGTGCAGGAGGAAGTGTATCAAAACAGCTGGCAAAAGAAGCGGTGAAACGTGGAGCGATTGTGATTGATAATACAAGTGCATTTCGTATGGATGAAGATGTTCCATTAGTGGTCCCAGAAGTAAATGAAGAAGATCTTAAATGGCATAATGGAATTATCGCAAACCCAAACTGTTCAACGATTCAAATGGTCGTTGCACTTGAGCCAATTCGTAAGCATTTCGGATTAAACAAAATCATCGTTTCGACTTACCAAGCTGTTTCTGGTGCTGGCGTTTCAGCCATAGAAGAGCTAAAACAACAAACAAGAGATATATTAGAAGAAAAAGAACCTAAGGCAAACATTTTACCAGTTAAGAGTGATGAGAAGCATTACCAAATTGCCTTTAATGCCATTCCTCAAATTGATAAATTCCAAGAAAATGGATTTACATTTGAAGAAATGAAAATGATTAATGAAACAAAAAAAATTATGCACAAAAATGATTTAGAAGTAGCGGCAACGTGTGTTCGTTTGCCAGTTATTACAGGACATTCTGAGTCTGTGTATATTGAAATAGAACGCGATGATGTTTCAGTAGAAGACATTCAAAAGGTGTTAAAAGACGCACCTGGAGTAACGCTGCAAGATGATCCAGCTGAACAGGTTTACCCTATGCCAGCATATTGTGTAGGGAAGTATGATACGTTTGTTGGACGGATTCGCAAAGATTTAGATAAAGCGAACGGTTTCCACCTTTGGGTCGTTTCTGACAATTTATTAAAAGGAGCAGCATTAAATTCTGTACAAATTGCAGAAAGCTTAATCAAACTAAATTTAGTTTAA